One stretch of Pseudomonas sp. NC02 DNA includes these proteins:
- a CDS encoding START domain-containing protein, whose amino-acid sequence MGSLKRIAVLCGFTALFAAAAHAEDWQTAKDEDGIKVSLSEIAGSKYKAYRGVTTIKAPLAKIQALQEDVAGACSWIHECKSQKLLKQEGDKSWTYTQFKAPFPVTDRDSILEITTTKAADGTVTRKLLEVPTYQPEVKGYVRVAQVDGYWKLVPKGDNLTEVTYQVHTEPGGSVPSWLANKFVVDAPFNTLKALKEHAEK is encoded by the coding sequence ATGGGTTCACTGAAACGAATTGCTGTGTTGTGCGGTTTTACCGCGTTGTTCGCTGCCGCAGCGCATGCTGAAGACTGGCAGACGGCCAAGGATGAAGACGGCATCAAAGTGTCCTTGAGTGAAATTGCCGGTTCCAAGTACAAGGCTTATCGCGGTGTGACGACCATCAAGGCGCCGCTGGCCAAGATCCAGGCGCTGCAGGAAGACGTGGCGGGGGCCTGTTCCTGGATCCACGAATGCAAGTCGCAGAAACTGCTCAAGCAGGAAGGCGACAAGAGCTGGACCTACACCCAGTTCAAGGCACCGTTCCCGGTGACCGATCGTGACTCGATCCTGGAAATCACCACCACCAAGGCTGCCGATGGCACCGTCACCCGCAAGCTGTTGGAAGTGCCGACCTACCAGCCAGAAGTCAAAGGCTACGTGCGCGTAGCCCAGGTCGATGGTTACTGGAAACTGGTGCCTAAAGGCGACAACCTGACCGAAGTGACCTACCAGGTGCACACCGAGCCAGGTGGCAGCGTGCCGTCTTGGTTGGCCAACAAGTTCGTGGTGGACGCACCGTTCAACACCTTGAAAGCGCTGAAAGAACACGCTGAAAAATAA
- a CDS encoding OmpA family protein produces MSPLMRGLSCVVLLGSALGGCATHPDSNLALQQASTDFQKVKEDSNVLRIAPKDVIRAGESLARADRFSSFWGSGADVAHYAYLSQRYSAIAREHTEQALNQERGVKLELERQRLQLALREAKLSSVQQQGKWIEAQISSLTTVQPDRGLVMTLGDVLFDTGDAELQNSANRTVLKVVQFLQLNPKRVVRIEGYTDNTGGEQENIKLSRDRAQAVADVLSDLGIDEKRIQVEGYGDQYPVEANASERGRAQNRRVEIVFSDEKGQLGAAR; encoded by the coding sequence ATGAGCCCGTTGATGCGTGGGTTGAGCTGTGTGGTGTTGCTGGGCAGTGCGCTGGGTGGTTGTGCGACGCACCCCGACAGTAACCTCGCCTTGCAACAGGCCAGCACTGACTTCCAGAAGGTCAAGGAAGATTCGAATGTGCTGCGTATCGCACCCAAGGACGTGATTCGCGCCGGTGAGTCCCTGGCCCGTGCCGACCGTTTCTCCAGCTTCTGGGGCAGCGGCGCCGATGTGGCGCATTACGCCTACCTGAGCCAGCGCTACAGCGCGATTGCCCGGGAACACACCGAGCAGGCACTCAATCAGGAGCGTGGGGTCAAGCTGGAGCTGGAACGCCAGCGCCTGCAACTGGCCCTGCGTGAAGCCAAGCTCTCCAGCGTTCAGCAACAGGGCAAATGGATTGAGGCGCAGATATCCAGCCTGACCACCGTCCAGCCTGATCGCGGGCTGGTGATGACCCTGGGTGACGTGCTGTTCGATACGGGTGATGCAGAGCTGCAAAACTCGGCCAACCGCACCGTGCTCAAAGTGGTGCAGTTCCTGCAACTGAACCCCAAGCGCGTGGTGCGCATCGAGGGTTACACCGACAATACCGGCGGCGAACAGGAAAATATCAAACTGTCCCGGGACCGCGCTCAAGCGGTTGCGGATGTACTGAGCGACCTGGGGATCGACGAAAAACGCATTCAGGTCGAAGGCTACGGCGATCAGTATCCGGTCGAGGCCAACGCGTCTGAGCGGGGCAGGGCGCAGAACCGTCGGGTAGAAATTGTGTTCTCCGACGAAAAAGGCCAGTTGGGCGCTGCTCGCTGA
- a CDS encoding electron transfer flavoprotein subunit alpha/FixB family protein, which translates to MTILVIAEHDNKVVAPATLNTVAAAAKIGGDIHVLVAGQNVGAVAEAAAKIAGVSKVLVADNAAYAHQLPENVAPLVAELGAGYSHILAAATSNGKNILPRVAAQLDVDQISEIVSVESADTFKRPIYAGNAIATVQSTASVKVITVRATGFDPVAAEGGSAAVEAVAAAHDAGTSSFVGEELAKSDRPELTAAKIVVSGGRGMQNGDNFKHLYALADKLGAAVGASRAAVDAGFVPNDMQVGQTGKIVAPQLYIAVGISGAIQHLAGMKDSKVIVAINKDEEAPIFQVADYGLVADLFEAVPELEKLV; encoded by the coding sequence ATGACTATCTTGGTAATCGCAGAACACGACAACAAGGTCGTGGCTCCGGCCACCCTGAACACTGTTGCCGCCGCCGCCAAAATCGGTGGTGATATCCACGTGCTGGTCGCCGGCCAAAACGTTGGCGCCGTGGCTGAAGCCGCTGCCAAAATCGCTGGCGTGAGCAAAGTACTGGTTGCCGATAACGCAGCCTACGCTCACCAATTGCCGGAAAACGTTGCGCCGCTGGTTGCAGAGCTGGGCGCTGGCTACAGCCACATCCTGGCTGCCGCCACCTCCAATGGCAAAAACATCCTGCCGCGCGTTGCTGCGCAACTGGACGTTGACCAGATCTCCGAGATCGTTTCGGTAGAAAGCGCCGACACATTCAAGCGTCCGATCTATGCCGGTAACGCCATCGCTACCGTGCAGTCCACTGCGTCGGTAAAAGTCATCACCGTGCGTGCCACCGGTTTCGACCCGGTTGCTGCTGAAGGTGGTTCGGCTGCGGTTGAAGCTGTGGCCGCTGCCCACGACGCTGGCACTTCCAGCTTCGTTGGCGAAGAGCTGGCCAAGTCCGATCGTCCGGAACTGACCGCTGCCAAGATCGTCGTTTCCGGCGGCCGCGGCATGCAGAACGGTGACAACTTCAAGCACCTGTACGCCCTGGCCGACAAGCTGGGCGCTGCGGTCGGCGCTTCCCGCGCTGCCGTCGACGCAGGTTTTGTACCGAACGACATGCAGGTCGGCCAGACCGGCAAGATCGTTGCGCCACAGCTGTACATCGCCGTCGGTATCTCCGGCGCAATCCAGCATTTGGCCGGTATGAAAGACTCCAAGGTGATCGTTGCGATCAACAAGGACGAAGAAGCACCGATCTTCCAGGTGGCTGATTACGGCCTGGTGGCGGACTTGTTCGAAGCCGTACCCGAGTTGGAGAAGCTGGTCTAA
- a CDS encoding translation initiation factor 2, which yields MTYTFPAALLICVLSLCNAGAVLAAPASEAVPAASSQQTVPAKKAAAAKKAPVAKKAPAKKATPVKKRAPIASKSKSAHEVAKTPLPPAELDLSLPSNMVRHLQPLGTMPQPKNVPLLPPMFAEKPTDNSAFQINGRLLSNEMQLQLRNEERREVEGAALDFQFKQ from the coding sequence ATGACTTATACCTTTCCTGCTGCCCTGCTGATCTGCGTGTTAAGCCTGTGTAACGCTGGCGCTGTCCTGGCGGCTCCCGCTAGTGAAGCGGTGCCTGCTGCCAGCTCCCAGCAAACGGTGCCGGCGAAAAAAGCCGCTGCGGCCAAGAAGGCACCGGTCGCGAAGAAAGCCCCCGCAAAGAAAGCAACGCCGGTGAAAAAACGTGCGCCTATCGCCAGCAAGTCAAAGTCGGCCCACGAAGTCGCCAAGACGCCGCTGCCGCCTGCAGAGCTGGATTTGAGCCTGCCGTCCAACATGGTCCGCCACCTGCAACCCCTCGGCACCATGCCGCAGCCGAAGAACGTGCCGCTGCTGCCGCCGATGTTTGCCGAAAAGCCCACTGACAACAGTGCATTCCAGATCAACGGGCGCCTGCTCAGCAATGAAATGCAGCTGCAACTGCGCAACGAAGAACGCCGCGAAGTAGAAGGCGCAGCGCTGGATTTCCAGTTCAAGCAATAA
- a CDS encoding YkgJ family cysteine cluster protein → MKCREGCGACCIAPSISSPLPGMPAGKPAGERCLHLSVEQLCQLFGQPERPAVCSSFQADIEVCGSSQAEAIRLIGWWEQMTAA, encoded by the coding sequence ATGAAATGCCGTGAAGGCTGTGGCGCTTGCTGCATTGCCCCATCCATCAGTTCTCCGTTGCCGGGAATGCCTGCCGGCAAACCGGCGGGCGAACGCTGCCTGCATCTTTCGGTCGAACAACTGTGCCAGTTGTTTGGCCAGCCTGAGCGGCCGGCAGTGTGTAGTTCGTTCCAGGCGGATATCGAGGTCTGCGGCAGTAGCCAGGCAGAAGCGATCAGGTTGATCGGCTGGTGGGAACAGATGACGGCGGCTTAG
- a CDS encoding PLP-dependent aminotransferase family protein codes for MTNLLLYQRIAQQLAEDIRRGVYQPGERVPSVRKMSSQLNVSHATVLQAYANLEDQGLIRARPQSGYYVHQTPALTAPTPDIARVERPGLVTRSSIIQQVLVESRREGVFPLGAAVPSVDYLPVRALHQQLAKVTRFQSPRAFSYMFSPGFEPLRRQVAIRMRDAGVVVDPSEVVITHGCVDALQMSLRVLTRPGDLIAAESPTYYGLLQLADLLGLKVIEIPSDPATGMSLEALQLAANQWSIKALVLTTRLSNPLGGTMPEERQKQLLRLASDFDIQVVEDDIYGELMFELGRTKALKAYDRLDRVIYCSSFSKTLSPGIRIGWMIAGKYQQEIQRLQMFSTHSACSVTQMGTAAYLENGGYDRHLRYIRQEYRKNLSAFQLAVQQYFPEGTQMTRPTGGFILWVSLPGRVNTQELHVRALQQGISIAPGLIFSNTEQFNHCIRLNCGTPWNREAERALMTLGMLASQLCQETAAGF; via the coding sequence ATGACCAATCTGTTGCTCTACCAACGTATCGCCCAGCAGCTGGCTGAGGATATCCGCCGCGGTGTCTATCAACCGGGCGAGCGCGTGCCTTCGGTACGCAAAATGAGCTCCCAGCTCAACGTCAGCCACGCCACCGTGTTGCAGGCCTACGCGAACCTGGAAGACCAGGGTTTGATTCGCGCGCGGCCGCAGTCCGGGTATTACGTGCACCAGACGCCGGCGCTCACTGCGCCCACGCCGGACATCGCACGGGTCGAGCGTCCAGGGTTGGTCACCCGCAGCAGCATCATTCAACAGGTGTTGGTGGAATCCCGTCGCGAAGGCGTGTTCCCGCTGGGCGCCGCCGTGCCGAGTGTCGACTACCTGCCTGTGCGCGCGCTGCATCAGCAACTGGCCAAGGTCACGCGTTTCCAGAGCCCGCGGGCGTTCAGTTACATGTTCAGCCCGGGTTTCGAGCCGCTGCGGCGCCAGGTGGCGATCCGTATGCGCGATGCCGGGGTGGTGGTCGACCCCTCCGAAGTGGTGATCACCCATGGGTGTGTCGATGCATTGCAGATGTCGCTGCGGGTGCTGACCCGCCCCGGCGACCTGATCGCCGCCGAATCACCGACCTATTACGGCTTGCTGCAACTGGCGGATCTGCTGGGCCTGAAGGTCATCGAAATCCCCAGCGACCCGGCCACCGGCATGAGCCTGGAAGCCCTGCAACTGGCAGCCAACCAATGGTCGATCAAGGCCCTGGTGCTGACCACGCGCCTGAGCAATCCCCTGGGCGGCACCATGCCCGAAGAGCGGCAGAAACAGTTGCTGCGCCTGGCCTCGGATTTCGATATCCAGGTGGTCGAGGACGATATCTATGGCGAACTGATGTTCGAACTGGGCCGCACCAAGGCCCTGAAAGCCTACGACCGTCTGGACCGGGTCATCTATTGCTCGAGTTTCTCGAAGACCCTGTCACCGGGCATTCGCATTGGCTGGATGATTGCCGGCAAGTACCAGCAGGAAATCCAGCGCCTGCAAATGTTCAGCACCCATTCGGCCTGCAGCGTGACCCAGATGGGCACGGCGGCGTACCTGGAGAATGGCGGTTACGACCGCCACCTGCGCTATATCCGCCAGGAGTACCGCAAGAACCTCAGCGCGTTCCAGCTGGCCGTGCAGCAGTATTTTCCCGAAGGCACCCAGATGACCCGCCCGACCGGCGGTTTTATCCTGTGGGTCAGTTTGCCTGGACGGGTCAATACCCAGGAACTGCACGTGCGCGCCTTGCAGCAGGGCATCAGCATTGCACCGGGGCTGATCTTCAGTAATACGGAACAGTTCAACCACTGTATTCGCCTGAACTGCGGCACCCCGTGGAACCGCGAGGCGGAGCGCGCCTTGATGACCCTCGGGATGCTGGCAAGCCAGTTATGCCAGGAGACTGCGGCGGGTTTTTGA
- a CDS encoding ABC transporter substrate-binding protein, whose amino-acid sequence MELRPWTVLLALSLLPTVSLAAGKCDRLVITGSPDAPPYLWRDPQDPTHLIGATADMLQQVAKDLGVKIDLLYGGKRSLALEEVRSGRMDILADAPLTLDALDSLDYIHPALVQTDYLVWTRKDSSLAYSQASDLQGHKGAVSERARLSRDFETFAGEQLTLQRLPSLTPAFQKLLLGEVDYVLAGRYSGMAMAQTLGMSNDLVAREIPIDQPGLYLAISHNSACNDPWLRGQLAKKMTELPASGLAETALQSNLERWKAQLQQPVGTPTK is encoded by the coding sequence ATGGAATTGCGTCCCTGGACTGTACTGCTGGCCCTGTCACTGCTGCCGACGGTGTCGCTGGCGGCGGGCAAATGTGATCGCCTGGTGATCACCGGCAGCCCGGACGCCCCGCCTTATCTGTGGCGTGATCCCCAGGACCCCACGCACTTGATCGGCGCCACCGCCGACATGCTGCAGCAAGTGGCCAAGGACCTCGGGGTGAAAATCGACCTGCTGTACGGCGGCAAACGTTCCCTGGCGCTGGAAGAAGTGCGCAGCGGGCGCATGGACATCCTCGCCGACGCGCCATTGACCCTCGACGCCCTGGACTCCCTCGACTACATCCACCCGGCATTGGTGCAAACCGATTACCTGGTCTGGACCCGCAAGGATTCCTCCCTGGCCTACAGCCAGGCCAGCGACCTGCAGGGCCACAAGGGCGCGGTGTCGGAAAGGGCGCGCCTGAGCCGCGACTTTGAAACCTTCGCCGGTGAGCAACTGACCCTGCAGCGCCTGCCCAGCCTGACCCCGGCGTTCCAGAAACTGCTATTGGGAGAAGTGGACTACGTGCTCGCCGGACGTTATTCCGGCATGGCCATGGCCCAGACGTTGGGCATGAGCAACGACCTGGTGGCGCGCGAAATCCCCATCGACCAGCCGGGCCTGTACCTGGCCATTTCCCACAACTCCGCCTGCAACGATCCGTGGTTGCGCGGACAGCTCGCCAAAAAGATGACAGAATTGCCCGCGTCCGGTCTGGCGGAAACCGCGCTGCAGAGCAATCTTGAGCGCTGGAAAGCGCAGTTGCAGCAACCCGTCGGCACCCCAACAAAGTAG
- a CDS encoding DUF4398 domain-containing protein yields MTIRPLFAALAVVALAGCAADPAPNEQMRLTQQALEQASAVGAVASDSPELKLAEDKFTQARADMADESYKDARMQAEEAELDARLAEARVLTRKSQEQLNVLNTRITRLRKQLQLGDAQ; encoded by the coding sequence GTGACTATTCGACCTCTTTTCGCGGCCCTCGCCGTTGTAGCTCTGGCGGGATGTGCAGCCGATCCTGCGCCGAATGAACAGATGCGCCTGACCCAGCAAGCCCTGGAACAAGCCAGCGCCGTGGGCGCCGTTGCCAGCGATTCGCCCGAGCTGAAGCTGGCGGAAGACAAGTTCACCCAGGCCCGTGCCGACATGGCCGATGAATCCTACAAGGACGCCCGCATGCAGGCTGAAGAAGCCGAGCTGGACGCCCGCCTGGCGGAAGCGCGGGTGCTGACCCGCAAAAGCCAGGAGCAACTGAACGTGCTCAACACCCGCATCACCCGCCTGCGCAAGCAGTTGCAGTTGGGAGACGCCCAATGA